A segment of the Gemmatimonadaceae bacterium genome:
CCGTTGCGAGAACTGGTGGCGGGGCGTAACGCCGACGCGAGCCAGTGGGCCATGCTCTCGCCGGACGGTACGCGGGTGGCGATGCTCCTGCAGCACGGCAGTGTCTCGACGGTCTGGGTCGCCAACGCCGATGGCAGCAACGCGCGGCAGCTGACCACCGACGGACTTGAGGCACTGGGAGGGGCCGATCGCACGTGGTCGCCCGATGGGCGCTTCATTGCCTTTCACTCCCGCCGCACGGGGACCACGGACATCTGGACGGCAAACGTCGAGACGGGCGAGCTCCGGCAAGTGACGACGGATATCCGCAACGATATGGAGCATTCGTGGTCGCCGGACGGCCGCTGGATTGCCTACGTATCGGACCGCGGCGGCCAGTTCGATCTCTGGATCTCTCCGGCCAGCGGTGGCGAAGCGCTGCGTGTAACGCACGATGCCGAGTTGGAGACGGATATCGGCTGGACGCCCGACGGACAGGCGCTGTACTACTCCCGCCTCGTGACGGATGCGCAGGTCGCCGTCACGACTCCGGGTGGCGCGCCGCAGGTGCTGGTCGAGTGGCCGGGCCGTCAGATCCAAGACCGGGTCGCTCTCTCGCCCGACGAGCGCACGGCGCTCTTCACCGGCGACCGCAGCGGCAACTTGGACATCTGGTCCGTGCCCGTGGCCGGAGGCGAGCCGGCGCCGTTCGCGGCCAGCCCGTTGGATGATCGCAGCCCGACCTATTCTCCTGACGGCCGCCAGGTTGCGTTCGAGTCGAACCGCGCCGGCAACTGGGACGTCTATGTGGTGGGGTCGGCCGGCGGAGAGCCGCGGCGGATCGCCGACTGGGCGAGCAACGAGTACGACGCCTCGTGGTCGCCCGACGGATCGCAGATCGCGTTTTGGTCCAGCCACGAGACGCCGCAGCTTGAACTCTGGGTGGTCGCGGCCGCCGGGGGCGCGCCGCGGCGCCTGACGACCATGGGCCGGACCGTGATGGGCGTGCCGCAGTGGAGTCCGGATGGCAAGAGCATCTACGTGCTCAGTTCCAGCAGCGAAGGCGCCGGACTGTTCCGCGTGCCGGTCGCCGGCGGTCGGCCACAGCGCCTGGAGACCTCCACGGTGGCGAGGCCTTGGGCGGCAGCGCTGTCGCCGGACGGCCGCTGGTACGGCTACTCGGCAATCGAACGTGGCTGGGCATTCGTGGAGATCGTGCCGACCGCCGGCGGTGCGCGTCGGCGCATCGCGACGCGAAATGACCGTGTCTGGAACACGCGCGGCGTCTGGGCGCGCGATGGCAGCGCGATCTTGATCTCGGAGTGGCAGTTCGATGACGACGGCACGGAGAACATGATTGAGTTCACGCTCGGCGAGCCCGTCACCTCACGCGAGTTGACGGCGCGCCCGAACAGCTTTGAGATTGCCGGCGCGACCCTGAAGGATGGGCGCACGATCTACACGGCTCTCGGCTTGAAGGCGGACGTGGCGCGGGTGTCGGTGGGCGCGTTGCTGGCAACGCGCTCCTCACCGTGATGCGCGGCTCCCTGCTCCGGCGCCGTCAGCTGCTTGGCGCCGGCCTGCTCGCCGCGTCTGCAGCGTTCGGCTGCGCGCGCGGCAACGACCCCGACGCAGTCGCCGCGGAGATCACCCGCCTCGCCGACTCCGTCTACGCCACGATGCTCGAGCTGAACCCCGAGTTCGGCACGCAGTCTGGCATCGCCGGCGCGACGCACGATGGCATCGCGAGCAATGCGCCCGAGGTGCTGCGCGCCAACGAGGCGCGCTGGGACCTGCTGCGCGAGGCCGTCCACGGCGTGACGCCTGATGCCGTGATGGGGCGCCCGGAGTGGGCGCTCTACGCCGTGATGCGCAACCAGCTGGACGCCGAGCTGGCGATGCGCGTGTGCCGCGAGGAGCTGTGGACCGTGGCGTCGTATGTGAACGGCTGGCAGGCGCGGTTCACGGACCTGGCGCTGATCCAGCCCGTGGGCAGCGACTCGCTGCGCGCGCAGGCGTTGGCGCGTGCGCGCGCCATTCCACTGTGGTTGGACCAAGAGGTGCTGAACCTGCGCGAAGGCCTGCGCCTCGGCTATTCGTCGCCCAAGGTGATCGTGCGCAACGTGCTGCGGCAGCTGGATGATCTCATCGCCACGCCCACGCGGCAGTCGCCGTTCTTCAGTCCCGCGCAGCGGGACAGCGACGCTGCGTTCGGCAACGAGCTCGCGACCATCATCGCCGATGGCATCGTGCCGGCGATGCGGCGTTACCGCACGTTCCTCGAGCGCGAGTACCTG
Coding sequences within it:
- a CDS encoding PD40 domain-containing protein; the encoded protein is MSRLRLVVLPFLALAGCSRGDANGVPEQMTVLRTEMGSVLTPALSPDGSRLAWSQPVGGQARIFVGAADGSNPVMLTQGTWDIDPYWSPDGQWIAFFGESPGFDVWVVPAAGGEPRQLTSGPANDGPIGWLPDNSGVVFIRAGEGSTRTMVAPLDGGPLRELVAGRNADASQWAMLSPDGTRVAMLLQHGSVSTVWVANADGSNARQLTTDGLEALGGADRTWSPDGRFIAFHSRRTGTTDIWTANVETGELRQVTTDIRNDMEHSWSPDGRWIAYVSDRGGQFDLWISPASGGEALRVTHDAELETDIGWTPDGQALYYSRLVTDAQVAVTTPGGAPQVLVEWPGRQIQDRVALSPDERTALFTGDRSGNLDIWSVPVAGGEPAPFAASPLDDRSPTYSPDGRQVAFESNRAGNWDVYVVGSAGGEPRRIADWASNEYDASWSPDGSQIAFWSSHETPQLELWVVAAAGGAPRRLTTMGRTVMGVPQWSPDGKSIYVLSSSSEGAGLFRVPVAGGRPQRLETSTVARPWAAALSPDGRWYGYSAIERGWAFVEIVPTAGGARRRIATRNDRVWNTRGVWARDGSAILISEWQFDDDGTENMIEFTLGEPVTSRELTARPNSFEIAGATLKDGRTIYTALGLKADVARVSVGALLATRSSP